In Coccidioides posadasii str. Silveira chromosome 4, complete sequence, one genomic interval encodes:
- a CDS encoding uncharacterized protein (EggNog:ENOG410PPSK~COG:S~BUSCO:14812at33183), translating to MAKAKGQKGSAGGAQGHLFARISYLYKASLLFQSAHDPASLSKLQHAERDPSGSLRAGNIESLSIARAPESLDQPAVPDLPANIIGRPSHLARQYASQLRATSLKSQQKLPRGVKHTLCKRCDTILVPGSTCSKEIENKSRGGTKPWADVLVVKCGVCGTVKRYPQVKKRTMKLVDRRRHADDTAKTEVAAG from the coding sequence ATGGCGAAGGCGAAGGGCCAGAAGGGCTCTGCCGGAGGAGCACAGGGCCATCTTTTCGCGAGAATATCATATCTGTACAAGGCTTCCCTTTTGTTCCAATCTGCTCACGATCCTGCTTCGCTGAGCAAGCTACAACATGCAGAGAGGGATCCAAGCGGCTCGCTACGTGCAGGGAACATAGAAAGCCTTTCCATCGCTCGTGCCCCAGAGTCGCTAGACCAACCCGCAGTGCCAGATTTGCCCGCCAACATCATCGGTCGCCCGTCACATCTGGCTCGTCAATATGCCTCCCAGCTTCGAGCCACTTCGTTGAAATCTCAGCAAAAATTACCCCGAGGCGTCAAACACACATTATGCAAACGATGTGATACTATACTGGTACCTGGGTCGACTTGTTCGAAAGAGATTGAGAACAAGAGTCGTGGTGGGACAAAGCCATGGGCGGATGTTCTCGTTGTCAAGTGCGGCGTTTGCGGAACTGTAAAGCGGTACCCTCAAGTTAAGAAGAGAACCATGAAACTTGTCGATCGCCGACGACATGCAGATGATACAGCCAAAACAGAAGTTGCTGCAGGCTGA